A stretch of the Streptomyces sp. WMMB303 genome encodes the following:
- a CDS encoding hydrogenase maturation protease, translating into MTEPTGRTLVAGIGNIFLGDDGFGVEVVQRLARRPLPGDVEVLDIGVRGVHLAYQVLDGCDTLILVDAVHRGGAPGTVRLIEVAEEDRSCPAGVPAVDGHHMSPDAVLALLETLREGTGGSAPRRVFLVGCEPADLAEGIGLSTPVAAAVDEAVTVVERLLADGPAPVPPEAPAPADRPAAAGQPGSAERAQAAERRTAARESGVAARG; encoded by the coding sequence ATGACCGAACCGACCGGCCGCACCCTCGTCGCGGGGATCGGCAACATCTTCCTGGGTGACGACGGCTTCGGCGTCGAGGTCGTACAGCGGCTGGCCCGGCGCCCGCTGCCCGGCGATGTGGAAGTCCTCGACATCGGCGTACGCGGCGTGCACCTGGCCTACCAGGTGCTGGACGGCTGCGACACGCTGATCCTGGTGGACGCCGTGCACCGCGGGGGCGCCCCCGGGACGGTGCGGCTGATCGAGGTGGCCGAGGAGGACCGGTCCTGCCCGGCCGGGGTGCCGGCCGTCGACGGGCACCACATGTCTCCGGACGCCGTCCTCGCCCTGCTGGAGACCCTGCGGGAAGGTACCGGAGGCAGCGCGCCCCGACGGGTGTTCCTCGTCGGCTGCGAGCCCGCGGACCTGGCGGAGGGCATCGGGCTGAGCACCCCGGTGGCCGCCGCCGTGGACGAGGCGGTGACGGTGGTGGAGCGGCTGCTGGCGGACGGGCCCGCCCCCGTGCCCCCGGAGGCCCCGGCTCCGGCCGACCGCCCCGCGGCGGCCGGGCAGCCGGGATCGGCAGAGCGGGCACAAGCCGCCGAACGGCGGACGGCCGCCCGGGAAAGCGGCGTGGCGGCCCGGGGGTGA
- the hypB gene encoding hydrogenase nickel incorporation protein HypB — protein sequence MCRVSDLRQAVLERNDTRAERLRAELAARGTTVVNLLSSPGSGKTALLETELRLARERGVAAAALTADLATENDARRLARSGVPVKQVLTDGLCHLEADMLAGHLTGWLPEATRLLFVENVGNLVCPASYDLGESLRVVLASVTEGEDKPLKYPTAFGLAQLVVVTKQDLAQAAGFDREAFLANVRQVNPGVEVLDTSVRDGLNLGVLLERALAVGAGAAAHRPVMAHPAGHAHRPHTHDGPHAHVGG from the coding sequence ATGTGCCGTGTCTCCGATCTGCGACAGGCCGTGCTGGAGCGCAACGACACCCGCGCCGAACGGCTGCGCGCCGAACTGGCCGCGCGCGGCACAACCGTCGTCAACCTGCTCTCCAGCCCGGGCAGCGGCAAGACCGCGCTGCTGGAGACCGAGCTGCGGCTGGCGCGGGAGCGGGGCGTCGCGGCGGCGGCCCTGACCGCGGACCTGGCCACCGAGAACGACGCCCGACGGCTCGCCCGGTCCGGGGTGCCGGTCAAGCAGGTGCTGACCGACGGCCTGTGCCATCTGGAGGCCGACATGCTCGCCGGGCATCTGACCGGGTGGCTGCCCGAGGCCACCAGGCTGCTGTTCGTCGAGAACGTGGGCAACCTGGTCTGTCCCGCCTCCTACGACCTCGGCGAGTCGCTGCGTGTGGTGCTCGCCTCGGTCACCGAGGGCGAGGACAAGCCGCTGAAGTACCCCACCGCCTTCGGGCTCGCGCAGCTCGTGGTCGTCACCAAACAGGACCTGGCGCAGGCCGCCGGCTTCGACCGGGAGGCGTTCCTGGCCAACGTCCGGCAGGTCAATCCGGGCGTGGAGGTCCTCGACACCTCGGTGCGCGACGGGCTGAACCTCGGTGTGCTGCTGGAGCGCGCGCTGGCGGTGGGGGCCGGAGCCGCCGCGCACCGGCCGGTGATGGCCCACCCCGCCGGACACGCGCACAGGCCGCACACGCACGACGGACCGCACGCCCATGTCGGAGGCTGA
- a CDS encoding helix-turn-helix transcriptional regulator, producing the protein MSKRQKGRKHRTVNRTPRPVGPAVRARSVRATAADRTGADKTVPDRTAAAGTAAAHGPAGRAEAPAARPLPAPGGTPRGTPETTPEKGPGKPEQGPESAPQPAAGSEAAEELFRTPARDGGLGQSAGRTWERVRAAGASGTTVEELSASVGYQERTVLKHLLGLAEHGLAEQHGPGRWRPVTEGAAEAGDGRHGTPDRSRVPQGA; encoded by the coding sequence ATGAGCAAGCGGCAGAAGGGACGCAAGCACCGCACGGTCAACCGCACTCCACGCCCGGTCGGTCCCGCCGTCCGGGCGAGGTCCGTCCGGGCGACAGCAGCGGACCGGACAGGGGCGGACAAGACAGTCCCCGACCGGACAGCGGCAGCCGGGACGGCAGCGGCGCACGGCCCGGCCGGCCGCGCCGAAGCTCCGGCGGCCCGGCCCCTGCCCGCACCCGGCGGCACCCCGCGCGGCACCCCCGAGACCACGCCGGAGAAAGGACCGGGGAAGCCGGAGCAGGGGCCGGAGAGCGCTCCGCAGCCGGCGGCCGGCTCCGAGGCGGCGGAAGAGCTCTTCCGCACCCCCGCCCGCGACGGAGGGCTCGGGCAGAGCGCGGGCCGTACGTGGGAACGGGTGCGGGCCGCGGGCGCGTCGGGCACGACAGTCGAGGAGCTGTCCGCCAGCGTGGGATACCAGGAACGCACCGTGCTCAAGCACCTGCTGGGACTGGCCGAGCACGGGCTCGCCGAGCAGCACGGCCCCGGCCGCTGGCGCCCGGTCACCGAGGGCGCAGCGGAGGCGGGCGACGGGCGGCACGGCACACCGGACCGGTCCCGGGTGCCGCAGGGCGCCTGA
- the hypA gene encoding hydrogenase maturation nickel metallochaperone HypA encodes MHEMSIAMAVVCQVEEAARTHGAAGVETVTLQVGELAGVVPDALRFSFALACEGTVLSGAELVTDQVAGRARCTCCAREWDTGLPPRLGCPRCADSRTELLSGRELQIATVRWAEDPQRTRALEEL; translated from the coding sequence ATGCACGAGATGTCCATCGCCATGGCAGTGGTCTGCCAGGTCGAGGAGGCAGCGCGCACCCACGGCGCCGCGGGCGTCGAGACGGTGACCCTGCAGGTGGGCGAACTCGCCGGGGTCGTCCCCGACGCACTGCGCTTCTCCTTCGCGCTCGCCTGCGAGGGCACCGTCCTGTCCGGCGCCGAGTTGGTGACCGACCAGGTGGCGGGACGCGCCCGGTGCACGTGCTGCGCACGGGAGTGGGATACGGGGCTGCCCCCGCGGTTGGGCTGCCCGCGGTGCGCGGACTCGCGCACCGAGCTGCTGTCCGGCCGTGAGCTACAGATCGCCACCGTGCGGTGGGCCGAGGACCCGCAGCGCACCCGAGCCCTTGAGGAGCTGTGA